TTGAAGAAGACGCTTCGCGCGGCAGCGGCGGCCAGGCGGGATGCGCTGCCGTCCGAAAGCCGTGCCGGCTGGTCGGCCTCGGCCTGCGCGGCGGCCGCGGGGTGGCTGGCGGACGAGGGAATCGCCCGTCCCGGCGCGGCCATCATGGCTTATGCCGCATTTCGATCCGAGCTCGATCCGGCTCGCCTGGTCGAATGGGCATGGCAAACGGGAATGGACGTCATCCTGCCGAGAATCGACCCTTCAAGCCGAAGCATGGAGCTGTACGCCGTCCGGAGCTGGAACGAGCTCTCGGCTGGCGCTTACGGCATTCGCGAGCCCGAACCGGCGAAGGCGCGGCTCCTTGCGGAACGCGAGCTCCCGGCTGTCGTCTTCGTGCCGGGGCTGGCCTTCGATTCGGCAGGCGGCCGGCTGGGGTACGGCGGCGGGTATTATGACCGGTTTCAAAGCCGGGCTCTCGGCATTGCCGCCGCAGCGGGCGGCGTTCCTCCGTTGTGGGCCGGGCTCGCTTTCGAGGCGCAGCGATTGGATTCGGTGCCGATGGAAGCGCACGACGCAAGGATGAACTTGGTGATTACGGAGCAAGGCGTCTGCCGAATCCGGAGCGCGGCGAACTAATGCTGTCGGCGCGAAAGGCGGATGGATGGCCGCATCCCGAAAGGAGCAGCGTATGGAACTGACGCATTTTAACGAGCAGGGCCGGGCAAAGATGGTCGACGTGACGGAGAAGGCGGTTACGTCGCGGTCCGCGACGGCGCGGACGACGGTGACGATGGCGCCGGATACGCTGTCCCGCATCAAGGCGGGCACGATCGGCAAAGGCGACGTGCTGGCGGTTGCCCAAATCGCCGGCATCATGGCGGCCAAGAAGACGTCGGACTGGATTCCGATGTGCCATCCGCTTCCGCTCACGGGCGTGAATTTATCGTTCGGCGACAACGGAGCAGATCAGCTTTATATAGAAGGAACCGTGAAGACGACGGGCAAAACGGGCGTCGAAATGGAGGCGCTGACGGCGGTTTCGGCGGCGGCGCTTACCGTGTACGACATGTGCAAGGCGCTTCAGAAGGATATGGTCATCGGCCCGACCATGCTGCTGGCCAAAAGCGGCGGCAAAAGCGGCGATTATATTCGCGAGGAATAATCGGCGAAAGCGGGGGAAGAAGCTCATGCGGTGGAAAGTGGCATTACTGACGGCCAGCGACAAAGGCTCGCGCGGCGAAAGGGAAGACACGAGCGCACAGGTCATCCGGGAACTGGTGGAGGAAGAACTGGGCGGCGACATTGTCGACTACCGCATCGTGCCGGACGAGCAGGATGAAATTATGGCCGCCCTCATTGAAATGACCGATTATTACCAGGCGGATCTCGTCATCACGACGGGCGGAACGGGTCTCGCGCCGCGCGATTTGACGCCGGAGGCGACGCTCCGAATTATCGACCGCAACGTTCCGGGCCTGGCTGAAGCGATGCGGCTCGGCGCGATGCAGCGCACGCGGCGGGCAATGCTTTCACGGGGCGTCTGCGGGATCCGCGGACGTTCGCTTATTATCAATTTGCCGGGAAGTCCGAAGGGCGTACACGAGAATTTAATGGCCATTATGGACCAGCTGCCGCATGCCCTCAGCATCTTGTCCGGCCGGACGGGAGAGCACAGCGAATGAAAACGACCAAGACGGTGCTGAAGGAAATTCCGGTTCAGGAAGCGGTCGGCCTGCGGCTCGCACACGATTTGACGCAAATCATTCCCGGACAATTCAAGGGACGGCTGTTCAAAAAAGGCCATATTGTGACGGAAAGCGATATTCCGAAGCTGCTCGACATCGGCAAGGAGCATATTTATATTCTGGAGCTCGGCGAACGCGAGCTTCATGAAGACGATGCGGCGGCCCGGCTTGCCGCGGCGCTCGGCGGCGACGGTCTCACGGCGACGGAGCCGCATGAGGGCAAGGTCGCCATTAAATCGGCGCTGCAGTCTCCGGCGCTTGCGCAAATCGATGCCGAGCTCGTGCATGAAATCAATGCGCTCGGCGAAATCGCTCTGGCCACGGTGCGGACGAACACCGTCGTCCAGGCAGGCGGCCAACTGGCGGCGACACGCGTCATTCCGCTGGTTGTGCCGGAAGCGAAGGTGGAGCAGGCGGAGGCGGCTGCGGCGAGGTACCGCGAGCTTCACGACGGCCGGGGGCCGCTGCGGTTGAAGCCGCTTCGCCGCCATCGGATCGGGCTGTTGACGACCGGCGGCGAGGTATTCTCCGGCCGCATCCAGGATAAATTCGGCCCGGCCGTGCGGCGCATCGTTGAGTCGCTCGGCTCGGAGGTGGCGGAGCAGCGTTTCGCCCCGGACGACCGACAAACAATTGTCAAGGAAATACACTA
This genomic window from Paenibacillus humicola contains:
- a CDS encoding MogA/MoaB family molybdenum cofactor biosynthesis protein; the encoded protein is MRWKVALLTASDKGSRGEREDTSAQVIRELVEEELGGDIVDYRIVPDEQDEIMAALIEMTDYYQADLVITTGGTGLAPRDLTPEATLRIIDRNVPGLAEAMRLGAMQRTRRAMLSRGVCGIRGRSLIINLPGSPKGVHENLMAIMDQLPHALSILSGRTGEHSE
- a CDS encoding 5-formyltetrahydrofolate cyclo-ligase, which encodes MKRQDVPSGGETAGLKKTLRAAAAARRDALPSESRAGWSASACAAAAGWLADEGIARPGAAIMAYAAFRSELDPARLVEWAWQTGMDVILPRIDPSSRSMELYAVRSWNELSAGAYGIREPEPAKARLLAERELPAVVFVPGLAFDSAGGRLGYGGGYYDRFQSRALGIAAAAGGVPPLWAGLAFEAQRLDSVPMEAHDARMNLVITEQGVCRIRSAAN
- the moaC gene encoding cyclic pyranopterin monophosphate synthase MoaC, whose protein sequence is MELTHFNEQGRAKMVDVTEKAVTSRSATARTTVTMAPDTLSRIKAGTIGKGDVLAVAQIAGIMAAKKTSDWIPMCHPLPLTGVNLSFGDNGADQLYIEGTVKTTGKTGVEMEALTAVSAAALTVYDMCKALQKDMVIGPTMLLAKSGGKSGDYIREE
- a CDS encoding molybdopterin-binding protein translates to MKTTKTVLKEIPVQEAVGLRLAHDLTQIIPGQFKGRLFKKGHIVTESDIPKLLDIGKEHIYILELGERELHEDDAAARLAAALGGDGLTATEPHEGKVAIKSALQSPALAQIDAELVHEINALGEIALATVRTNTVVQAGGQLAATRVIPLVVPEAKVEQAEAAAARYRELHDGRGPLRLKPLRRHRIGLLTTGGEVFSGRIQDKFGPAVRRIVESLGSEVAEQRFAPDDRQTIVKEIHYLLAQRYDMILVTGGMSVDPDDRTPGAIQAAGADIVSYGTPMLPGSMLLVGYISGVPVMGLPGCVMHDPYTSFDVLLPRILAGDTITKADIVHMGYGGLHVR